ACAGGGCCAGGTTTAGCTTTTTATCATGGCTGGGCCTTTCTACAGGGTCAGGACATTTCAGAGGGACCAAATAAGACTATCTGCTCAGAACACTCTTTGCCCTGGTCTCCCTATTTGAGACAACAGCTGAGCACCAGTATCGTTTGGGTTGAGGCCATCCTTTTTCAGCAGGAGGGGTCTCGCCCAAAACAGGGCAAAGTTATTTACAAATTTAAGACCAGTAGCTGTGCAATAGTTTTGTAACCAGAGGTGGAGGGCATAAAGTCTAGAGGCTGAGTCCTAACCGCAGTGCCCTGGATTCAAATCCGGCTCAGGCCCTTTGCTGCTAGTCATCCCCTCTGTCTCCCCTacctttcctttctctctcgAGTATCAATAATAATTTAAAATTTTTAATTTGTAATTTTCGTGCATACGGGTGAGATTGTAGTTAAATTTATGCAGCTTTAACAGGTGTATATTATGTTCTGTGCAAGATATTGAATTGAATTAGTCTGTGCTTAGTGTAGATCAGAAACGTTTGAGCTTGTTCTAAAAATTTGTGCCAGTCAGCATCATCATATGAGCAATATAGATCCAACTCCCATTTGTGGGGTTCCCCccattttccccccaattgtacccggccaattaacccactcttccgagccatcccggttgttgctccacccgcctctaccgatccagggagggctgcagactaccatgatacatgtggcatcgccacatgtatcacctgatagtgaggagtttcaccagggggacatagcacgtgggagggtcaggcTATTTCTTCCAGTttccctccccaccaaacaggtgccccgaccgatcacagaaagcgctagtgcagcgaccaggacacatacccacatctggctttccaccctcagacacggccaattgtgtctgtagggatgcccgaccaagctggaggtaacaggaattcgaaccagagatcgcCGCGTTTGTAGCCATTTGTGTTTTTAAGAGAACTTTCATTTTCAGGCCCGTTATTGTTGAGAATATTGTAAATAGTTGAGGTTAGACTTCTGGTCGATGTACGTAAGGTGTTGAGCAACTGTTTCTCCAGAGGGGTCGCTTCCGGTATGCTAGGAAATCTATTTGGTGAGTTTGCTTTGACCCAGTGTCTGATTTGCAAGTACTTAaacatgtagcgaattcagggggcagctcgggaaccgctgcagccgggacgcaaacccgggtctcctgcaccacgggtgactacgttaacgagttgactaaagggtctgaccccttagccaagaGCTAAGCAAGTCtttttatccatgcatgttacactacccccctcctttgggatagGGCGTCCCCGGTCAGACCGTcccagctgggacgcgaacccgtggcttctGCACCACGGgctacaacgttaaccagtcgacttaagggtctgactcgttagccaagcgctaacgtgtctacttaattcgtgtacattacactacccccctccttccggatagggcgtccccggccggaccgtcacagccaggacgcgaacttgTGGCTCCCGCaccccagtcaactaaagggtccaacacgTTAGCCCTTAACGTGTCTACTTAATTCGTGTACAAAAGCTGgccgaagctttttttttttttgtacacgaATTAAGTCGACATGTTAACTAGTTGACTAAaggttcggaccctttagtcgactggttaacatagtttcCCAGGGTGTGGGAGCCAtgagttcgcatcccggctgtgacggtctgcCCAGGGACGCCCTTTTCCCGAAGGAGGGaagtagtgtaacgtacatgaataagacacgttagctcttggctaacgggtaggaccctttagttgactggttaatgtagtcgacccgggtttgcttcccggctgcggcggttcccgcggctaccccccgaattcgctacattggtgtcagaagtgggatggtgcgaTCGTGaaggaccgtaaggccatcggaagcgtttcccgaaggagggaggtagtgtaacgtgcacggataaatagactcgcttacagttgcgcccccagaaatttctcataggggtggccaaatggggccactgaaaaacttggggtggcacaccaaaaccaggGATAGTATTAGGGTGGCAGTGGttacccctggccaccccttgggggcgccactgctcgcTTAACTCTTaaggggttggaccctttagtcgactggttaacgttgtcgcccgcggtgtggagtacacgagttcgcgccccggctgtgacggtccggcagggacgcccttcccgaaggaatgGGGCaatgtaacaatcacggatgaatagcctcggtagcctttggctaaggggtcggaccctttagtcgagtggttaacgtagtcgcttgcggtgcggaaTACATGAGTTCGCATCTCAGCTGTGACAGTCCGGCCGGGAACGCCCTATCCcaaaggaggggagtagtgtaacgtgcatggataaatagactcgcttagcccatggctaacgggtcagatccggctgtgacggtccagccGGAGACGCCTtatcctgaaggaggggggtattgtaacgtacacgaataaatagacacgttagcccttggctaacgggttggaccctttagtcgactggttaacgttgtcgcccgtggtgcgggagacctgggttcgtgtcccggctgcggcggttcccggactgccccccccccccaaattcgctacaacagGTTGTGTTGAGGCAGATTGTATTTTCAGGACAATTGCTGGAAACTAGAGAATATACCTTCTGTGTATTATTCCAACTATTTCAAAGCCTTTATCTACCCAACTGTTGCACGTGCGGTCTGCTGTGGGATTTGGAATATATGGGTTGTTCCATAATGGAGTGTTTTCTAAAGAGCGACCCTTTAGATTCAAGTATGAAATCGGCCTCCTGCCATAAAACAAAAGTGTTTTGTATTATTGTGTTCTTTAGTTGTGCTCAGTTTGTTTTCATTACACAAAAAGGGAACTACATTCAGCGCAGTTGTTTGCGGTTGTTTTTTATTGATATCCATTTGCTTTCATTGTCTTCTGGATGTAACCAGGTCCATATAGGTGATGCAAGATATTTTTGGAAATCGGAGAAATTTAAACCACCTTTTGCATATGGCCTCTTTAGCATAGCAAGTTTGATTCCGGAAAGTTTCTTATGCCACAAAAAGGATGTCGTTGCCTTGTTTAGGTCTTTAAAAAATTTACAGGGACTTGAAAAGGAATGTGAaaaatgctgcagccaggctgctaaccaataccaatCGTAGATGCCACATCATATTTTTTGATGGAAGTCCAGTGAAATTGTTGGTGATATAGCTCTGACTTTCATGATTTCCCAGCACATAAATGTCAAGTCATACTGCTTAATCAATCCCAAGACTAGGCAAACTCTGATCTCTGAAATATAGGGCATTTAAATACTCATCCTTTCCCAACTACATAGATGAGAGAGGCATCTTTGCTCTGTCACATGAAGTTGAATTACAGACATAGGCTAtgagttttaaaaaaaagaagagactATAACATTCTCCCATTAAAGTGGGTGTCAAAGCTTTATGTGCCTCATCTAAGGTTCTTCGTCCTCATTGAGTATTTGAACATTATTTGATAAAGTCTTAGTTACAGCCTCAGTTGGATCTCGTACCAGACTTTGTAATAGAATCTGAATGAACTTTACACTTGAGTGGATGTCCCATGGGAGATATCACTCCATACAAATTTAAGAACCACCAGCTCCATGTATGGAGCTTCTGTTTAGAAGGAATGGACATACATATGTGCAATGAATTTCCTTCGACCTATTCTTCCTTCTCTTCTGCTATGCCCATTAGTGACTATGAGCAGTGAGCTCAATGTGCCGATGGGCTCCCCAACCCCAGGGGCCTCAGAGCGAATGCAGGATGATGGGGGAATGGACTATAGAGATTGGGTGCGGCGCAGTTACCTGGAGCTAGTTAGTTCCAACCACCACTCAGTGCAGGCCCTGTCTTGGAGGAAACTCTACTTGAGTCGGGCCAAGCTGAAAGCTTCAAGCAGGACATCTGCGCTGCTCTCTGGATTTGCAATGGTGAGTTATGTACACTTTTGGAAAGATTGAATAATGTGGTTTGTCAGAATGAGGGATTATAATGACAGTTTAACACCAAGTGAGCTGCATTCAGTCACAAATAATGAGTTAAGTATATTTTGACTTTTTGAATGAATTTCCCAAGAGCTTCTTCAGAAGAGCAGGATTTATTTTTGTGTTGGCAGAAATAAATATCTAATATTGTTTGATGATGTTTTAAAAAGAAGTCTGACTCCCTGGGAGAAATTAAGGATGTTTTTCAATTTATTATTAATGGTATTATTCCCTCCCTAATTCCCAGAGTGCATGCAATCCTGGTAGGGAAGCACTGGAGATACTTTTGAGTATGCTCAGCATGCCCCCTTTGACTACAAACGTTGGACTGAAGTTACAAATTGTGTAGCAAAGGCTTTCCATCATTATGGCACGTACCAGGGCCTAATGGGAAATCAGAGGAAGTGATTCTGTATGGTAATACTAAAGTTCTCTCTGTCTTAGGTAGCTATGGTGGAGGTGCAGCTGGAGATGCAATACAACTATCCACGTGTACTCCTCATTGCCTTCAGTGTGTGCACTACAGTGCTGGTTGCTGTTCACCTCTTTGCCCTTCTAATAAGCACCTGCATCCTGCCCAACGTGGAGGCAGTCAGCAACATCCACAATCTCAACTCCGTCAGTGAATCACCTCATGAGCGCATGCACCATTATATTGAGTTGGCCTGGGGCTTCTCCACAGCATTGGGCATCCTCCTGTTCCTGGCTGAAGTGGTGCTCCTTTGTTGGATCAAGTTTTTGCCTGTAGACTCAGGTGGGGCCAACCAGGTGGCCCTTGCAGCTGCTGAGTTGGCTCTTGCTACATTGAACTGCAGTACCACCTTAGGTAGCAGGGAAGTAAAGCCTCCAAAGCCCACTGCATCCGTGAAGCACAGCGGCTGGCAGGCTGCACTGGCCTCCACCATCATTATGGTCCCGGTTGGGGTGATCTTTGTTGTGTTTACCATCCACTTCTACCGCTCCCTGGTGCGCCACAAGACGGATCGGCACCACCAGGAGATTGAGGAACTGCACAAGATTAAGGTGCAGCTGGACGGCCATGAGAGAGGCCTACAGGCTGTGTGAAATTATGAATTATGAAATTTTCTCATGACCAGCTAAAAGGAAGTTTTAAGGAATTCCCTTCTTTGCCCATATTTATTAACCCTTTTTCCTCTTGGACATTTGTTCTTGGCATTGTTAATGACTTGCTTTGATTCCTGGGCAAACATAAAAGCTTGTCACTTTTTTAGTTTGGGTCTGTTAACTTATTAAGGTCATGGATGtgttacagcagtggttctcaatcaagtccttaagttcattacattcacctcttGTTCCAGTTGTAAAAATTTCCTGACTGAAGGCTCCCTTCAAGGAACAACACATAAATCTAGTACCTGGCAGAATAGGAAACCAGCTGTACTGGTGATACCTGGGGACTGAAATGAGAACGTTGTTTTACAGGGTTCATGTGCTCGAGTGTTGTTGTCTTGTCTGGCACTACATTTTTGAATTTGTGAATTTGTGTGGGCTTTCAATTCTATGAACACTTCAAAAGTTTAAAAGAATAAGGGCTAATGTGTTCCGGTTCAGCTATCTTTGTCTCAtctctgtggggtttttttttcttccaaaggaTGTAGTGAATACAGATAGGGCTTCTGAGTTTCCTATCAggattcagattttttttgtgtgaaaaaaACCTGCTTGTTGTCACCTGCTAAGGTTTATACAACCAAGTGTGTGAACAACACACAACTAAAGGCGCTCACATAGTCTATAAGTACAAGGCGCATACACTGCGGACGGACCACACCTTTTCATAGTCTTTTCATAGTCTAGTTGTACCAACGCATACCCAAGGCCTACATTTCCCACAATCTTTGCGCGTCGTTTTCCTTTTCCGCCGAAAGTTGCAGactgtaaacaacatggcgctgtccTCGGATGGGGAAGAAGAGCTGCTCTGTTGCCAGGCTATGTTGGAAAGACAAACCTCTCGGAGATGGTATGTTCGATCACTTAAcgaagggagggatagagaggggaagttcagcatgttggtgagatATATGAGGAGTACGGATGAGGAAGAACATCGTCTCCATATTGTATAAAAGTTGTAAATCCACGAAGAAGAAACTAAAGAAGTTTTCCGGCGCTACACGAAATGCATGTGGATCTGAAACAGTTTCATGCCGAACCATGTTTTGTGTGACACTGGTATGCGAACGCTAGATACGCGCGGTCACAAAAATTGAGTTTCGCGCAGACCTGGGCAGGCGGACGTACACTGAGGTCCACTATTGCATAATTTTAGCCCACGTGGACCCCAGCGGAGTACGGTCCATGTATGGTATGTCAAGACTATGAACTGGCCTTAAGTGTGGTATGTGGATCAGGGTGGAGAAGGGCAACATGGGAATTTTGGCTCTGGTTGGTAATTTTCTCATAACTGCCAGTTGAAGGTCTAATTCTAAATGTATTGTTATCTAGTTGTCTGGAAAAATAATGGCCAGCAAAACTGAATTTATTAATGTACTGGCCAGTGGATAAAAACGCCCGATGCCGTAAGAGGATCACATTTGTATATCTGAGGAACAAACACAATTTTTACACATTCACAATCAAACACAAGCCTTAACATAGGATGTTGGTCATTTGTTTGTCTGGAGAGGATATGTCGTCGTAAAGACCATATAAAAAGTGACAAATATGGAGCTGGTGCCTCAGTTTAAGGAACCGTTTACTTTATTCTTGCATTGCATTCTATATTCAGCATTGTGTTTCTACGTTGTTCTGTGCATGCCAATGAATAGAGAAATGCTTTTACAAAAGGATTTAACTTTTCTCAAATTGATTTACTGTTGTCAAAAACAAATTACTCACAGTTTAAAATTAGCATATCAGATGGACCTTGCATAATCAGATGGATAAACACGTAATGATTTTAAATAATACTGTGGCTAATAGATTGTAGGTACGGAGAAGCAAGCTGGAACAGTACCTTCTCCATATCCAAACACACGTAGGTATCCTCTTCACTTCTTTCATATTTACTGTGCTCATTGGATATAAAAGATCATATTAAAACAAGTTGTCCCTCCTAATCTCACTAAAACTGCTTACTGATGCATGTTGAAGTACTGACCTAAAAATATGCAGTAATAGTTAaacttaattttaaaaaaaaatcagtcaaatGTATTATGCATTTGACACTTTTTTCAGCAGATTTTGCATGACTGGTTATGCATAACCAGTCAGTATTCAGTGAGACTGTTTGCCTCTTGCAGCCTGACACATGTTGAAGTGACTGGGTTGTTTATCATGGCTCTTTAATGTTCTGTTCAGTGGTTGTGTGGAAGGGTTGGATGTTGGTAAGAATGACAACATTGTTGCTCATACTGACCCAAGGCATTTCAAAGATATCAGATATCTATGTTTGCAGGCCATGGGGGGAATAAAATATTTTTCACTTCCAGGAATAATATACAGGtactcatgacatggagctgtgCATTATCATGTGGAAATATGAGATGAAAGCAGCGGAGAGATTTCACAATAATGCACTTCACAATCTCATCAGTGTACCTGTGTGCATAGAAATTACACAGAAAAATGCAGCACACTAGTGCATGTCCATCACTTGCTGCCACACACAAGCTCATGCACACGGTCTGCCCTCTGCTGTACAGTGAAACTGGCAGTCAGTGCTCTGGGAGGTGATCTATCCTGTGTC
The sequence above is a segment of the Lampris incognitus isolate fLamInc1 unplaced genomic scaffold, fLamInc1.hap2 H_4, whole genome shotgun sequence genome. Coding sequences within it:
- the LOC130131987 gene encoding protein orai-2-like isoform X1, whose protein sequence is MSSELNVPMGSPTPGASERMQDDGGMDYRDWVRRSYLELVSSNHHSVQALSWRKLYLSRAKLKASSRTSALLSGFAMVAMVEVQLEMQYNYPRVLLIAFSVCTTVLVAVHLFALLISTCILPNVEAVSNIHNLNSVSESPHERMHHYIELAWGFSTALGILLFLAEVVLLCWIKFLPVDSGGANQVALAAAELALATLNCSTTLGSREVKPPKPTASVKHSGWQAALASTIIMVPVGVIFVVFTIHFYRSLVRHKTDRHHQEIEELHKIKVQLDGHERGLQAV
- the LOC130131987 gene encoding protein orai-2-like isoform X2, which encodes MVEVQLEMQYNYPRVLLIAFSVCTTVLVAVHLFALLISTCILPNVEAVSNIHNLNSVSESPHERMHHYIELAWGFSTALGILLFLAEVVLLCWIKFLPVDSGGANQVALAAAELALATLNCSTTLGSREVKPPKPTASVKHSGWQAALASTIIMVPVGVIFVVFTIHFYRSLVRHKTDRHHQEIEELHKIKVQLDGHERGLQAV